The Euphorbia lathyris chromosome 2, ddEupLath1.1, whole genome shotgun sequence genome includes a window with the following:
- the LOC136216832 gene encoding flowering-promoting factor 1-like protein 3 has protein sequence MSGVWVFKNGVVRLVENPAGESLDGSSGRRKVLIHTPSNEIITSYSVLENKLYSLGWERYYDDPHLLQFHKRSTVHLISLPKDFNKFKSVHMYDIVVKNRNMFEVRDM, from the coding sequence ATGTCCGGCGTATGGGTCTTCAAAAACGGCGTGGTTCGGCTAGTGGAGAACCCGGCCGGAGAGTCTCTAGACGGCAGCAGCGGGCGCCGGAAAGTTCTAATCCACACACCAAGTAATGAAATCATAACTTCTTACTCAGTTCTTGAAAACAAATTATATTCACTTGGTTGGGAAAGGTACTATGATGATCCACACCTTCTTCAATTCCATAAAAGATCTACTGTTCATCTCATTTCACTCCCTAAAGACTTCAACAAGTTCAAGTCCGTGCACATGTACGATATTGTCGTTAAAAATCGTAACATGTTCGAGGTCAGGGACATGTAG